The following are encoded together in the Deinococcus malanensis genome:
- the fabG gene encoding 3-oxoacyl-[acyl-carrier-protein] reductase, with amino-acid sequence MTEPQQSTTSTGKVALVTGSSRGLGRAMALQLARSGFSVAIHYGRNQAEAEKVAAEAQSLGVRAEVFGADLTAPANASALVDEVIARMGRLDVLVNNAGITRDTLAIRMKDEDWDAVLQTNLSSAFTASRAAIRHMMRARSGRIINIASVVGLMGNPGQANYVASKAGLIGLTKALAKEYGGRGITVNAVAPGFIQSDMTAELNEDTRKTYLAGIPLARFGHPEDVAALVVFLASDAAGYITGQTIGVDGGLHPH; translated from the coding sequence ATGACTGAACCGCAACAGAGCACGACCTCAACGGGCAAGGTTGCCCTCGTGACCGGCAGCAGCCGTGGCCTGGGCCGAGCCATGGCCCTCCAGCTGGCCCGCAGCGGCTTCTCGGTCGCCATTCATTACGGACGCAATCAGGCGGAAGCCGAAAAAGTAGCCGCCGAAGCACAGAGCCTTGGCGTGCGGGCCGAAGTCTTCGGCGCCGACCTCACCGCGCCGGCCAACGCCTCGGCCCTGGTCGATGAGGTCATTGCCCGGATGGGTCGCCTGGACGTGCTGGTCAACAATGCCGGTATCACCCGTGACACCCTGGCCATCCGCATGAAGGACGAGGACTGGGACGCGGTGCTGCAGACCAACCTCTCCAGCGCCTTTACGGCCAGCCGCGCCGCGATCCGGCACATGATGCGGGCGCGGTCAGGCCGGATCATCAACATTGCGTCGGTGGTGGGCCTGATGGGCAACCCCGGGCAGGCCAATTACGTGGCCAGCAAGGCCGGCCTGATTGGCCTGACTAAGGCGCTGGCCAAGGAGTACGGCGGGCGCGGCATCACCGTGAACGCTGTAGCCCCGGGCTTTATCCAGTCGGACATGACGGCGGAGCTGAACGAGGACACCCGCAAGACCTACCTCGCCGGCATTCCCCTGGCCCGTTTCGGTCACCCAGAAGACGTGGCGGCCCTGGTGGTTTTTCTCGCCAGTGACGCGGCAGGGTACATCACCGGCCAGACCATCGGTGTGGACGGCGGGCTGCACCCGCACTGA
- a CDS encoding beta-ketoacyl-ACP synthase III, translated as MTAPPTSRLSLGIVAMGAYTPERIVRNEDFEARMDTNAAWIESRTGIRERRFAAEHEYTSDMGVRAVQDMLRRDPQALTDVDAIICATVSPDALMPSTAALIGMQVGLVGAAAFDLSTACSGFVYGLSVASGLIYAGTARRVLVVGAEVLSKIVDHDDRNTAILFGDGAGVAVVGPVPEGYGFQDFVLGADGNGGSSLYMRSVAKTLPGGFAMGDFTGMNGREVFKFAVRVLGESGTQALEKSGLTTADVDWVIPHQANVRIIEAAMERFRLPMSKTIINLDRYGNTSSATVPLVLREGVDDSRIRDGQQLLLIAFGGGLSWVAGTMKWWGGTPSLQPDRAAEHIAGVQG; from the coding sequence ATGACTGCACCTCCGACCTCCCGTCTGTCCCTGGGCATTGTGGCCATGGGCGCCTATACCCCCGAACGCATCGTGCGCAACGAGGACTTCGAGGCACGTATGGACACCAATGCCGCCTGGATCGAGAGCCGCACCGGCATCCGTGAACGGCGCTTTGCCGCCGAACATGAGTACACCTCCGACATGGGAGTGCGCGCGGTTCAGGACATGCTGCGGCGTGACCCGCAGGCCCTGACCGATGTGGACGCCATCATCTGTGCGACCGTCAGCCCCGACGCGCTGATGCCCTCGACCGCTGCACTGATCGGCATGCAGGTTGGGCTGGTCGGCGCGGCGGCCTTTGACCTGTCGACCGCCTGCAGCGGTTTTGTTTACGGCCTGAGCGTGGCGTCCGGGCTGATCTATGCCGGCACGGCCCGCCGGGTTCTGGTCGTCGGTGCCGAAGTCCTGAGTAAGATCGTGGATCACGACGACCGCAACACCGCCATTCTGTTCGGCGATGGCGCCGGAGTCGCCGTGGTGGGGCCGGTGCCGGAAGGCTATGGGTTCCAGGACTTTGTGCTGGGAGCCGATGGCAACGGAGGATCGAGCCTGTACATGCGCAGCGTGGCCAAGACGCTGCCCGGCGGCTTTGCCATGGGCGATTTCACCGGCATGAACGGCCGTGAAGTTTTCAAGTTCGCGGTGCGCGTGCTGGGAGAGAGCGGAACCCAGGCCCTGGAAAAAAGCGGTCTGACCACCGCAGACGTCGACTGGGTCATTCCGCATCAGGCCAATGTGCGCATCATCGAGGCAGCCATGGAGCGGTTCAGGCTGCCCATGAGCAAAACGATCATCAACCTCGACCGCTATGGCAATACCTCCAGTGCGACCGTGCCGCTGGTGCTGCGCGAGGGTGTGGACGACAGCCGCATCCGCGATGGACAGCAGCTGCTGCTGATTGCGTTCGGCGGTGGCCTGAGCTGGGTGGCCGGCACCATGAAGTGGTGGGGTGGGACGCCAAGCCTCCAGCCGGACCGCGCCGCAGAGCACATCGCCGGGGTGCAGGGATGA
- the tig gene encoding trigger factor produces the protein MAELISREGNKVEFKVAVPAAEVNRAYEQVWAGLARDVRVPGFRPGKAPRKVIEGRVGKGYVEQEVRDRLLQVHYPQAARELKLSLVDATIDPQDLNSGKDFTFNVRGETYPEVTLGDWSDLKLEAASPEITEDVLSRTLSDLQERNATFESVDRPIEASDQVTIEEQGEDGGTYPVYLDVAEAHVRDALLGKNKGDTVEITVPAHQHGAHEHAEHTVTVTIMDVKTKQLQELNDEFASSLNFESLERLRADLRSELQRRAQQEGDNARREEFVTHLTGRMQADIPQALLERRREAMMQEIQDDLSRQGVKWSEYETFMKEQGKLDEFMADLSKNAETRVKRDLALEKLAEDLKVQVSDAEFNQTMTMLAQANGLSPEQLSKQLGPNGINSYYASIVRERALQQAIAQLAAPQGGAEAEQGEQQAEDQGEVAAKSEE, from the coding sequence ATGGCAGAGCTGATCAGTAGAGAAGGCAACAAGGTGGAATTCAAGGTGGCGGTGCCCGCTGCCGAAGTAAACCGCGCGTATGAGCAGGTCTGGGCCGGTCTGGCCCGCGACGTGCGCGTTCCCGGGTTCCGCCCCGGCAAGGCCCCGCGCAAGGTCATCGAGGGCCGCGTGGGCAAGGGCTACGTGGAGCAGGAAGTGCGTGACCGCCTGTTGCAGGTTCACTACCCCCAGGCTGCCCGCGAGCTGAAGCTGAGCCTGGTAGACGCGACCATCGATCCCCAGGACCTGAACAGCGGCAAGGACTTTACCTTCAACGTGCGCGGCGAGACGTACCCCGAGGTCACCCTGGGCGACTGGAGCGACCTGAAGCTTGAAGCAGCCTCCCCCGAAATCACCGAGGACGTGCTGAGCCGCACCCTCAGTGACCTGCAGGAGCGCAACGCCACCTTCGAGAGCGTGGACCGTCCCATCGAGGCCAGCGATCAGGTGACCATCGAGGAGCAGGGCGAAGACGGCGGCACCTACCCGGTGTACCTCGACGTGGCCGAAGCTCACGTCCGTGACGCGCTGCTGGGCAAGAACAAGGGAGACACCGTGGAAATCACCGTGCCAGCCCACCAGCACGGTGCCCACGAGCACGCCGAGCACACCGTCACCGTCACGATCATGGACGTGAAGACCAAGCAGCTGCAGGAGCTGAATGACGAGTTCGCCAGCAGCCTGAACTTCGAGTCGCTCGAGCGCCTGCGTGCGGATCTGCGTTCCGAGCTGCAGCGCCGCGCCCAGCAGGAAGGCGACAACGCCCGCCGCGAAGAATTCGTCACCCACCTGACGGGGCGCATGCAGGCCGATATCCCCCAGGCCCTGCTGGAGCGCCGCCGCGAAGCGATGATGCAGGAGATTCAGGATGACCTGAGCCGCCAGGGCGTCAAGTGGAGCGAGTACGAGACCTTCATGAAGGAGCAGGGCAAGCTCGACGAGTTCATGGCCGACCTGTCCAAGAACGCCGAGACGCGCGTCAAGCGTGATCTGGCTCTGGAAAAGCTGGCCGAGGACCTGAAGGTGCAGGTCAGTGACGCCGAGTTCAACCAGACCATGACCATGCTGGCCCAGGCCAACGGCCTCAGCCCGGAGCAGCTGAGCAAGCAGCTCGGGCCCAACGGCATCAACTCCTACTACGCTAGCATCGTGCGTGAGCGCGCCCTGCAGCAGGCCATCGCGCAGCTGGCCGCTCCCCAGGGCGGAGCAGAGGCTGAGCAGGGTGAGCAGCAGGCAGAAGACCAGGGAGAAGTGGCCGCGAAGAGCGAAGAGTAA
- the ppk1 gene encoding polyphosphate kinase 1, giving the protein MNLEQPADHVAHSSAPKGQSTTEPRPQVKDEVPQKEGRLRTHSTVANPQSRFLNRELSWLAFNERVLAEARDRRNPPLERLKYAAICGSNLDEFFMVRVAGVHRQIAAHVNIPSPDGLLPRETLTLVRQRTHGMLRGIEKATRRILRDLAEEGVKLIPVSELGKRARAQLREHYLTEIQPVLTPLIVDPSHPFPYLSNLSLNLAVLLHAGEGEEPDFARVKVPVGVLPRVVVVGESLLMLEDVIAAHIGDLFKGRQVIATHTFRVTRNTDYEFEEEEAEDLLATIEDGLRRRRFGSAVRLEVMRGTPQEIITFLQEKLRLAAEDVFLLDGPLGTANLMNLPVQRPDLSFPEFTPGMPDLDGDDEDGLFETLRHGDVILHHPYDSFANVLNFLEEASRDPQVLAIKQTLYRTGDDPRLLGALRAAAENGKQVVALIELKARFDEQSNISWARKLERAGAHVVYGVPGLKTHAKVTLIVRREVGGLRRYVHIGTGNYNPKTARLYTDLSLLSADAGLGADVAELFNHLTGYAEAQYEHLLVAPDTARRGFEALLDREADHARAGRDAWARIKVNSLTDPHMIEALYRAAAAGVRIELVLRGVCCLRPGVPGLSESVRVRSLLGRYLEHARVFAFGNAGSPEVYFGSADWMSRNLDRRVEVVAPLMDDRHREQVLAIMDTEWADTRGSWELCTDGEYEKITGDFSAQEAFASARHPG; this is encoded by the coding sequence GTGAACCTCGAACAGCCTGCTGACCATGTTGCCCATTCATCGGCGCCGAAAGGGCAGAGCACGACAGAGCCGCGCCCTCAAGTGAAAGATGAGGTGCCGCAGAAGGAAGGGCGGCTGCGGACACACAGCACGGTCGCCAATCCACAGAGCCGCTTTCTGAACCGCGAACTGTCCTGGCTGGCATTTAACGAACGGGTGCTGGCTGAGGCCCGGGACCGGCGGAACCCACCACTGGAACGGCTGAAGTACGCGGCGATCTGCGGGAGCAACCTTGACGAGTTTTTTATGGTCCGTGTTGCTGGAGTCCACCGCCAGATCGCGGCCCACGTCAATATTCCCAGTCCTGACGGGCTGTTGCCACGGGAAACGCTGACGCTGGTGCGCCAGCGCACCCACGGCATGCTGCGCGGAATCGAAAAGGCCACCCGCAGAATTCTGCGCGATCTGGCCGAAGAAGGGGTGAAGCTGATTCCGGTCAGCGAACTGGGCAAGCGGGCCCGCGCCCAGCTGCGTGAGCACTACCTGACCGAAATCCAGCCGGTGCTTACCCCGCTGATCGTTGACCCCAGCCATCCGTTTCCATATCTGAGCAACCTCAGCCTGAACCTGGCAGTGCTGCTGCATGCCGGAGAGGGTGAAGAGCCGGACTTCGCCCGGGTGAAGGTGCCGGTGGGCGTGCTTCCAAGGGTGGTGGTGGTAGGGGAGTCCCTGCTGATGCTTGAGGACGTGATTGCCGCGCATATCGGGGATCTGTTCAAGGGCCGGCAGGTGATTGCCACCCACACCTTCCGCGTGACCCGTAACACCGATTACGAGTTTGAGGAAGAGGAAGCCGAGGACCTGCTCGCCACCATCGAGGATGGGCTACGTCGGCGGCGCTTCGGTTCTGCGGTTCGCCTGGAGGTGATGCGCGGAACTCCGCAGGAGATCATCACCTTCCTGCAGGAGAAGTTGCGGCTGGCGGCCGAGGACGTCTTCCTGCTGGACGGTCCGCTGGGAACCGCGAACCTGATGAACCTGCCGGTTCAGCGTCCGGACCTGAGTTTTCCGGAGTTCACCCCCGGCATGCCCGATCTGGACGGCGACGATGAGGACGGCCTCTTCGAGACGCTGCGCCACGGCGATGTCATCCTGCATCATCCCTACGACTCGTTTGCCAACGTACTGAACTTTCTGGAGGAGGCCAGCCGCGACCCCCAGGTTCTGGCCATCAAGCAGACGCTGTACCGGACTGGCGATGACCCTCGTCTGCTGGGTGCTCTGCGCGCGGCTGCCGAAAACGGCAAACAGGTGGTGGCCCTGATTGAGCTCAAGGCCCGCTTTGACGAGCAGAGCAACATCTCCTGGGCCCGCAAGCTGGAGCGAGCTGGCGCCCACGTGGTGTACGGCGTGCCTGGCCTCAAGACCCACGCAAAAGTGACCCTGATCGTACGCCGGGAGGTAGGAGGGTTGCGCCGCTACGTGCATATCGGCACCGGAAACTACAACCCCAAAACCGCGCGGCTGTATACCGACCTGAGCCTGCTGAGTGCCGACGCGGGCCTGGGTGCCGATGTGGCCGAACTGTTCAATCATCTGACGGGGTACGCTGAGGCCCAGTATGAGCATCTGCTGGTGGCGCCCGACACCGCCCGCCGGGGCTTTGAAGCTCTGCTCGACCGCGAGGCAGACCACGCCCGCGCCGGACGTGATGCCTGGGCAAGGATCAAGGTGAACTCCTTGACCGACCCGCACATGATCGAGGCCCTCTACCGTGCGGCGGCAGCCGGCGTGCGGATTGAGCTGGTCCTGCGTGGAGTGTGCTGCCTGCGTCCCGGCGTGCCCGGGCTGTCGGAAAGCGTGCGTGTGCGGAGCCTGCTGGGGCGCTACCTGGAGCATGCCCGCGTGTTTGCCTTCGGGAACGCCGGGAGTCCGGAGGTATATTTTGGCAGCGCCGACTGGATGAGCCGCAATCTGGACCGCCGGGTGGAAGTGGTTGCTCCGCTGATGGATGACCGCCACCGTGAGCAGGTCCTGGCCATCATGGACACCGAGTGGGCAGATACCCGGGGTTCATGGGAACTGTGTACCGACGGCGAGTACGAAAAGATCACAGGAGACTTCAGCGCCCAGGAGGCATTTGCCAGCGCCCGGCACCCTGGCTGA
- the fabD gene encoding ACP S-malonyltransferase: protein MSAGPRIAALFPGQNSHSVGMGADIAANFPAAQEIYSSLDGTLPGLRTLIELGPLEDLTLTANQQPALVAASVASYRAWHAQTGLTPVVAAGHSLGEYSALVAAGVLDLHDALRLTRQRGELMQQAVPVGVGAMSAVMGDPAAVQEVCASVAAQTEQVVQPANFNAPTQTVISGDKAAVEAASAELKTRGLKAIPLKVSAPFHCALMGPAAEGLAPALRSATYGAYAFPVVANVTAEPGQDPASTAALLEEQITGAVRWVDTIRALDDMGVDVFIEFGPGTVLTGLVKRILPEARTLNVGTAEQIRNFSL from the coding sequence ATGAGCGCAGGACCCAGAATTGCGGCCCTGTTTCCTGGACAGAACTCCCACTCGGTAGGCATGGGCGCCGATATTGCCGCGAACTTTCCAGCCGCCCAGGAGATCTACAGCAGTCTGGACGGGACCCTGCCCGGCCTGCGCACCCTGATCGAGCTGGGCCCCCTTGAAGACCTGACCCTGACGGCCAACCAGCAACCGGCCCTGGTGGCCGCCAGCGTTGCCTCCTACCGTGCCTGGCACGCACAGACCGGTCTGACCCCGGTGGTGGCTGCCGGGCACAGCTTGGGGGAGTACAGCGCCCTGGTGGCCGCTGGCGTGCTTGACCTGCACGACGCGTTGCGCCTGACCCGGCAGCGTGGGGAACTGATGCAGCAGGCGGTGCCGGTCGGAGTGGGCGCCATGAGTGCGGTGATGGGCGACCCGGCAGCCGTGCAGGAAGTCTGTGCTTCGGTGGCTGCCCAGACCGAGCAGGTCGTGCAGCCAGCCAACTTCAACGCGCCCACCCAGACTGTTATTTCCGGGGACAAGGCAGCGGTTGAGGCCGCTTCTGCGGAACTCAAGACCCGCGGCCTGAAAGCCATTCCGTTGAAAGTCAGCGCGCCTTTCCACTGTGCCCTGATGGGCCCGGCCGCCGAGGGCCTGGCGCCTGCCCTGCGCTCGGCGACCTATGGCGCCTATGCTTTCCCGGTGGTGGCCAATGTCACCGCCGAGCCGGGGCAGGACCCTGCGTCCACGGCAGCGTTGCTGGAAGAACAGATCACGGGCGCGGTCCGCTGGGTAGACACCATCCGGGCTCTGGACGACATGGGAGTGGACGTCTTTATCGAGTTTGGCCCTGGAACGGTCCTGACCGGACTGGTCAAGCGCATCCTGCCGGAAGCCCGGACCCTGAACGTAGGGACAGCCGAGCAGATCAGGAATTTCTCGCTGTGA
- a CDS encoding acyl-CoA dehydrogenase family protein, giving the protein MNFELPEDLREMQTIIRDFMLSRVEPRAHEIEDTNAVPPELLREAAGLGLFGLSIPEEYGGVGLGALGRCAVYEALGQGHMGFGGVISAHASIGTSGLVKLGNEDQKQRFLPRMASGECIAGFAITEPSSGSDAANIRTRAEKRGDMYILNGTKHYISNAPIAGLLTVIAITDPGKGTRGMSAFLVEPQNTPGLSIGKVDEKMGQKGALSSEVIFQDAEVPAANLLGPEHLGYREALGILTNGRVGIAARSTGAMQRLLDLSVAHAKTREQFGQPIAEFQAVQFMLAEMEIAIQTSRLLWQKVAWMVDQNQDVRRMASVAKYHATEALSQVADKAVQVAGGMGYMKDSPVERYYRDQRLLRIYEGTSEIQKLIIARDLLA; this is encoded by the coding sequence ATGAATTTCGAGTTGCCCGAAGACCTGCGGGAAATGCAGACCATCATTCGTGACTTCATGCTGTCGCGTGTGGAGCCGCGGGCTCATGAGATCGAGGACACCAATGCCGTGCCGCCGGAACTGCTGCGCGAAGCCGCCGGATTGGGCCTGTTCGGGCTGAGCATTCCCGAGGAATACGGTGGCGTGGGGCTGGGCGCACTGGGCCGCTGCGCCGTGTACGAGGCGCTGGGTCAGGGCCACATGGGCTTTGGCGGCGTGATCAGTGCGCACGCCAGTATCGGGACCTCGGGGCTGGTCAAACTGGGCAATGAGGACCAGAAGCAGCGTTTCCTCCCACGCATGGCCAGTGGGGAGTGCATTGCCGGCTTCGCGATCACCGAGCCCAGCAGCGGCTCGGACGCCGCCAATATCCGCACGCGCGCAGAGAAACGCGGCGACATGTATATCCTCAACGGCACCAAGCACTACATCAGCAACGCCCCGATTGCCGGGCTGCTGACCGTGATTGCCATCACCGACCCGGGCAAGGGCACCCGCGGCATGAGCGCTTTTCTGGTCGAGCCGCAGAACACCCCCGGCCTGAGCATCGGGAAGGTGGACGAGAAGATGGGCCAGAAGGGCGCCCTGTCCTCAGAGGTCATTTTTCAGGACGCCGAGGTGCCGGCCGCCAACCTGCTGGGCCCCGAACATCTGGGCTACCGCGAGGCCCTGGGCATCCTGACCAACGGCCGGGTGGGAATTGCGGCGCGCTCGACCGGCGCTATGCAGCGGCTGCTGGACCTCAGCGTGGCGCATGCCAAGACCCGCGAGCAGTTCGGACAGCCGATTGCCGAGTTCCAGGCGGTGCAGTTCATGCTGGCCGAGATGGAGATTGCCATTCAGACCAGCCGTCTGCTGTGGCAGAAGGTCGCCTGGATGGTGGACCAGAACCAGGACGTGCGCCGCATGGCCAGTGTGGCGAAATACCACGCCACCGAAGCGCTCTCACAGGTCGCCGACAAGGCGGTCCAGGTGGCCGGCGGCATGGGCTATATGAAGGACTCGCCGGTCGAGCGGTACTACCGTGACCAGCGCCTGCTGCGCATCTACGAGGGCACCAGCGAGATCCAGAAGCTGATCATCGCGCGTGACCTGCTGGCCTGA
- the acpP gene encoding acyl carrier protein — MATFDDVKDVIVDKLGVDGDKVMPEARFVEDLGADSLETVELIMGLEDKFGITISDEDAENIRTVQAAIDYIESKQ; from the coding sequence ATGGCAACTTTTGATGATGTAAAAGACGTGATTGTGGACAAGCTGGGCGTGGACGGCGACAAGGTGATGCCCGAGGCCCGTTTCGTGGAAGACCTGGGTGCCGACAGCCTGGAGACCGTTGAGCTGATCATGGGTCTGGAAGACAAGTTCGGCATCACCATCAGCGATGAGGACGCCGAGAACATCCGTACCGTTCAGGCCGCCATCGACTACATCGAAAGCAAGCAGTAA
- the fabF gene encoding beta-ketoacyl-ACP synthase II has translation MSVAGLKRVVITGLGPVTPIGTGAQAYAEAQRAGRSGISPVTHYDPKNVASKIAGQVNDDLTPWIDVREARKLDRYVQLALVASDLAVKDSGLSEEELRGDRTGTLIGSGIGGIKTFEDQSRVMFERDASRVSPMFVPMMIANMATGHVAMRYGATGPSSTVVTACATGSGAVGDAARYIQLGLADLMIAGGTEAAVTELAMGGFANMKALSTRNDSPETASRPFSATRDGFVLGEGAGVVILEEYEHAVARGATIYAEVVGYGTSADAHHITMPAPEGRGAQVAMRMALATAGVNPEQVGYINAHGTSTHFNDLHETQGIKQVFGEHASKLAVSSTKSMTGHLLGAAGAIEAIAVAQALKDGVLPPTINLTDPDPELDLDYIPEGAREQQVEYALSNSFAFGGQNAALLFKRV, from the coding sequence ATGAGCGTTGCAGGCTTGAAACGGGTGGTGATTACCGGCCTGGGTCCGGTCACGCCCATCGGGACGGGCGCGCAGGCGTACGCCGAGGCGCAGCGCGCGGGCCGCAGTGGCATAAGCCCCGTGACCCACTACGACCCCAAGAATGTGGCCAGCAAGATTGCCGGCCAGGTCAACGATGACCTGACCCCCTGGATTGACGTGCGGGAAGCCCGCAAGCTTGACCGTTACGTACAGCTTGCCCTGGTGGCGTCTGATCTGGCCGTTAAGGACAGCGGTCTGAGTGAGGAAGAGCTGCGCGGGGACCGGACCGGCACGTTGATTGGCAGCGGAATCGGAGGCATCAAGACCTTCGAGGACCAGTCGCGCGTGATGTTCGAGCGTGACGCCAGCCGCGTCAGTCCGATGTTCGTGCCCATGATGATCGCCAACATGGCGACCGGGCATGTGGCCATGCGCTATGGGGCTACCGGGCCCAGCAGCACCGTCGTGACCGCCTGTGCCACCGGCTCGGGCGCTGTAGGGGACGCGGCGCGCTACATCCAGCTGGGGCTGGCTGACCTGATGATCGCTGGGGGCACCGAGGCTGCAGTCACGGAGCTGGCCATGGGCGGCTTTGCCAACATGAAAGCCCTGTCCACCCGCAACGATAGCCCCGAAACGGCCAGCCGGCCTTTCAGCGCTACCCGCGACGGTTTTGTCCTGGGTGAGGGCGCCGGGGTGGTCATCCTGGAAGAGTACGAGCACGCCGTGGCCCGTGGGGCGACGATCTATGCCGAGGTGGTCGGTTACGGCACCAGTGCTGACGCACACCACATCACCATGCCGGCCCCTGAGGGGCGGGGCGCCCAGGTGGCCATGCGTATGGCCCTGGCCACTGCCGGCGTTAACCCCGAGCAGGTGGGCTATATCAACGCCCACGGGACCAGCACCCACTTCAATGACCTGCACGAGACCCAGGGCATCAAGCAGGTGTTTGGAGAGCACGCGTCGAAGCTGGCGGTCAGCAGCACCAAGTCGATGACCGGGCATCTGCTGGGTGCTGCCGGCGCCATCGAAGCGATTGCGGTAGCGCAGGCGCTGAAAGACGGTGTGCTGCCTCCCACCATCAACCTGACAGATCCCGACCCGGAGCTGGACCTGGACTACATTCCGGAAGGTGCCCGGGAACAGCAGGTGGAGTACGCCCTGAGCAACTCCTTCGCGTTCGGTGGCCAGAACGCTGCCCTGCTGTTCAAGCGCGTTTAA
- a CDS encoding DinB family protein, with product MNPGTTPELLASLLEVRDTVSDYVRGLSVAQFTAGTDQRWSPAHHLDHLERSNAPVAAGLGLRERLPLAPREQPKRSFEQVQAAYRARLAGGARASGRFLPEPTNDMGTQLQRYRGTLEALHGQVQGWPDHELDARSMPHPVLDMLTVREMLYFTIEHNLHHLRGMQARLEHS from the coding sequence GTGAATCCAGGCACCACCCCGGAACTGTTAGCCAGTCTGCTGGAGGTCCGGGATACAGTCAGCGATTACGTGCGTGGCCTGAGCGTGGCCCAGTTCACGGCCGGCACGGATCAGCGCTGGTCTCCGGCGCACCATTTGGATCATCTGGAACGCTCCAATGCTCCGGTCGCCGCAGGCCTGGGCCTGCGTGAGCGTCTGCCGCTCGCGCCCCGGGAACAGCCGAAGAGGTCTTTCGAGCAGGTGCAGGCTGCCTACCGGGCCCGGCTGGCCGGGGGCGCCCGGGCCAGTGGCCGCTTTCTGCCGGAGCCCACGAATGATATGGGCACGCAGTTGCAACGCTACCGTGGCACTCTGGAGGCCCTGCATGGGCAGGTGCAGGGCTGGCCGGACCACGAACTCGACGCCCGGAGCATGCCGCATCCGGTGCTGGATATGCTGACGGTACGCGAGATGCTTTACTTCACCATTGAGCACAACCTTCATCACCTCCGGGGGATGCAGGCCCGATTGGAGCATTCATGA